From a region of the Qipengyuania spongiae genome:
- the pstA gene encoding phosphate ABC transporter permease PstA — MSDSVATSRAPARTPTRTEAFEKRLKKRYASERRFRWMGLGAIIFSIVVLLFLLGNMSINGFAGFQRAELQVPIDFREAGLSGDPAVLSQPGAVQSLEAQGLPQVVEFYAGEALGEEAAEQLDPQAWREVADAVTADPAILRGETTFWLPASAGLASGLAGEGAQEMRLLATRLTADGVLASRLDLGFLARSDATNPQQVGIWGALKGSILTMIVTLLLAFPIGVLAALYLEEYAPKNRWTDIIEVSINNLAAVPSIIFGLLGLAVFLWIFPNMRSAPLIGGMTLALMTMPVIVISGRNAIKAVPPSIRDGALAIGASPVQVAFHHVLPLALPGILTGTIIGMARALGETAPLLLIGMRAFVATPPDGFTSPATVLPVQIFLWSDEIDRGFVERTSAAIIVLLLFLLVMNGLAIYLRNKFEKTW; from the coding sequence ATGAGTGACAGTGTCGCCACTTCCCGGGCGCCCGCCCGGACACCCACGCGGACCGAGGCTTTCGAGAAGCGCCTCAAGAAGCGCTATGCATCCGAACGCCGGTTTCGCTGGATGGGGCTCGGCGCGATCATCTTCTCGATCGTGGTGCTCCTGTTCCTGCTGGGCAACATGTCGATCAACGGGTTCGCTGGGTTTCAGCGCGCCGAACTTCAGGTGCCGATCGATTTCCGCGAAGCAGGTCTGTCCGGCGATCCCGCGGTCCTCTCGCAGCCCGGCGCTGTGCAGAGCCTGGAGGCGCAGGGACTGCCGCAGGTCGTCGAATTCTACGCCGGGGAGGCGCTGGGAGAGGAAGCGGCCGAACAACTCGACCCGCAGGCGTGGCGCGAGGTTGCCGATGCAGTGACTGCCGATCCCGCCATCCTGCGCGGCGAAACCACGTTCTGGCTTCCGGCCAGCGCGGGTCTTGCATCTGGCCTCGCGGGAGAAGGCGCGCAGGAGATGCGCCTGCTGGCCACGCGGTTGACGGCGGACGGAGTGCTCGCATCGCGTCTGGACCTCGGCTTTCTCGCCCGGTCCGATGCCACCAATCCGCAGCAGGTCGGTATCTGGGGCGCGCTCAAGGGCTCGATCCTCACCATGATCGTCACCCTGCTGCTGGCCTTCCCGATCGGGGTGCTGGCCGCGCTCTATCTCGAGGAATATGCGCCGAAGAACCGGTGGACCGACATCATCGAGGTTTCGATCAACAATCTCGCGGCCGTCCCCTCGATCATTTTCGGCCTCCTCGGCCTTGCCGTGTTCCTGTGGATATTCCCCAACATGCGCTCGGCCCCGCTGATCGGCGGCATGACGCTGGCCCTGATGACGATGCCGGTCATCGTTATTTCCGGCCGCAACGCGATCAAGGCCGTTCCGCCGAGCATTCGCGACGGTGCGCTGGCGATCGGTGCCTCGCCGGTACAGGTCGCGTTCCACCATGTTCTGCCGCTGGCCCTGCCCGGCATTCTGACCGGCACGATCATCGGCATGGCGCGCGCGCTTGGAGAAACCGCGCCGCTGCTGCTGATCGGCATGCGCGCTTTTGTCGCCACCCCGCCCGACGGCTTCACGTCTCCGGCCACCGTTCTGCCGGTCCAGATTTTCCTCTGGTCGGACGAGATCG
- a CDS encoding amidohydrolase family protein has product MNEEIIEPDLPIVDPHHHLWDLRPLIAAFPEPRHDFLEAIAGAAHYTFDQLQADTQSGHRIVATVFVECGAFYDASRGEAMKPVGEVEFVNGVAAQGASGLYGECRPCAGIVGHADLTLADAVKPVVEALIAAGNGRFRGIRHSAAWDADPAVLGPPFHAPEGLFAFDAFRAGMAAYAEYGLTFDAWLLEPQLGDLLDLARAFPDQQFVLDHCGTPLNIASYRGRLNANFDRWRGNIQRIAECPNVAVKLGGLGMAFCGMPESGPAKDCGSEELASQWEPYIAECIAAFGPERAMFESNYPVDRWGASYAALWNTFKRIANGASEHEKRALFAGTAARIYGIEHVLPT; this is encoded by the coding sequence ATGAACGAAGAGATCATCGAACCCGATCTGCCGATCGTCGATCCGCACCACCATCTGTGGGATCTGCGCCCGCTTATCGCCGCATTCCCCGAACCGCGGCACGATTTTCTCGAGGCGATCGCGGGCGCGGCGCACTATACTTTCGATCAACTCCAAGCCGATACGCAGAGCGGTCACCGGATCGTCGCGACCGTCTTCGTGGAGTGCGGCGCCTTCTACGACGCCTCCCGGGGCGAGGCGATGAAGCCGGTCGGCGAGGTCGAGTTCGTCAACGGTGTCGCCGCCCAGGGCGCGAGCGGTCTCTATGGCGAATGCCGACCGTGCGCCGGCATCGTCGGCCATGCGGATCTGACGCTCGCCGACGCGGTGAAGCCGGTGGTCGAGGCGCTGATCGCGGCGGGCAACGGGCGGTTCCGCGGCATCCGCCACAGCGCAGCCTGGGATGCCGATCCGGCAGTGCTCGGCCCACCCTTCCACGCGCCCGAGGGACTGTTCGCCTTCGACGCCTTCCGCGCAGGAATGGCCGCCTATGCCGAATACGGTCTCACCTTCGATGCTTGGCTGCTCGAGCCGCAACTCGGCGACCTGCTCGATCTGGCGCGTGCCTTTCCCGATCAGCAATTCGTGCTCGACCATTGCGGCACGCCGCTCAACATCGCCAGCTATCGCGGCCGGCTGAACGCCAATTTTGACCGCTGGCGCGGCAATATTCAACGCATCGCGGAATGTCCGAACGTGGCGGTCAAGCTCGGCGGGCTGGGCATGGCCTTTTGCGGAATGCCCGAAAGTGGCCCCGCGAAGGACTGCGGCTCGGAAGAGTTGGCCTCGCAATGGGAGCCCTACATCGCCGAATGCATTGCCGCGTTCGGGCCGGAACGGGCGATGTTCGAATCGAACTATCCGGTCGATCGCTGGGGCGCGAGCTACGCGGCGCTCTGGAACACCTTCAAACGGATCGCGAACGGCGCCTCGGAGCACGAGAAACGCGCGCTGTTCGCCGGAACGGCGGCCCGCATTTACGGGATCGAACACGTCCTGCCGACCTGA
- a CDS encoding sensor histidine kinase → MRSDHPLPLSGFALAILAAIVMLVSGVSLWLTGIVLLVWLGSLWLVGARPPEAAASAAPAPFTADRVGDLIEHSDTPILVTRRNRISIANAAARRLFGAHVIDQDIRMALRHPEAIALLERGESGSAVIRGLARRRDIWRVNRKDIDGELGVLEFINRTTEADISRAHTDFVANASHELRTPLAAIIGYVETLRDDAGKLDSELATRFLDIIHRESRRLQDLVSDLMSLSRIEAEKHERPADEVSLGPLVQRAARDGAGSERIDRLDLTTDGGQIVLGDVQQLEQMIRNLVDNAFKYGDPEGKVTVGIETVGESRVQVTVRNDGEGIAAEHLPHLTRRFYRTDPGRSRASGGTGLGLAIVKHIVERHRGRLAIESQPGEGTAVRIILPLEK, encoded by the coding sequence ATGCGGTCGGACCATCCCCTCCCCCTTTCCGGGTTTGCACTGGCCATCCTCGCCGCGATAGTCATGCTGGTTTCCGGTGTATCCCTCTGGCTGACAGGCATTGTGTTGCTTGTTTGGCTGGGATCGCTGTGGCTGGTAGGCGCACGCCCGCCGGAAGCCGCGGCAAGTGCCGCGCCAGCGCCTTTCACGGCCGATCGGGTCGGCGATCTGATCGAACATTCCGACACGCCGATTCTTGTCACGCGGCGCAACCGCATCTCCATTGCCAATGCCGCCGCACGCCGCCTGTTCGGCGCGCATGTCATCGATCAGGACATCCGCATGGCGCTGCGCCATCCCGAGGCGATCGCGCTTCTGGAACGCGGTGAATCGGGCAGCGCGGTCATTCGCGGCCTTGCCCGCAGGCGCGACATCTGGCGCGTCAATCGCAAGGATATCGATGGCGAACTGGGTGTGCTCGAGTTCATCAACCGCACTACCGAAGCCGACATCAGCCGCGCGCACACCGATTTCGTCGCCAATGCGAGCCACGAACTGCGCACGCCGCTTGCGGCCATAATCGGCTATGTCGAGACGCTGCGCGACGATGCGGGCAAACTCGACAGCGAGTTGGCTACTCGCTTTCTCGACATCATCCATCGCGAATCACGGCGATTGCAGGATCTCGTCAGCGATCTCATGTCGCTGTCGCGGATCGAGGCGGAAAAGCACGAACGCCCGGCAGACGAGGTATCGCTCGGTCCGCTGGTCCAGCGCGCGGCGCGTGACGGTGCGGGGAGCGAAAGGATCGACCGGCTCGACCTTACCACCGATGGGGGCCAGATTGTCCTGGGCGACGTTCAGCAACTCGAGCAGATGATCCGCAACCTCGTCGACAATGCGTTCAAATATGGCGATCCGGAGGGAAAGGTGACGGTCGGCATCGAGACTGTCGGCGAAAGCCGTGTCCAGGTCACGGTCCGCAATGACGGAGAGGGCATCGCCGCCGAACACTTGCCCCACCTCACCCGCCGTTTCTATCGCACCGATCCCGGCCGGAGCCGCGCTTCGGGCGGCACAGGGCTGGGCCTCGCAATCGTGAAGCACATCGTCGAACGCCATCGCGGACGATTGGCGATCGAGAGCCAACCCGGCGAGGGCACGGCGGTGAGGATCATTCTCCCGCTCGAGAAATGA
- the pstC gene encoding phosphate ABC transporter permease subunit PstC — translation MSPLILLLLAIGLGLVGWLAGRARAWSFRKSGPMRLASLPNYHGWYVALWIAIPVLIFVAVWSAIAPGLVMQHVLAQPAAADLPAFGFQRQTILNEARAVATGDAMGVFNAEARGLVEPFREAIGRYDIVGIVVALVIAFAAGAFSFLRLRPDFRARNRVEKSVMAILLVASLVAILTTLGILASLVFETVRFFGMVSPLDFLFGTFWGPDPMSGAANPDGSRYGAIPLFWGTIFIGAIIAMIVAIPLGLMSAIYLTQYAPGRLRTWVKPALEILAGVPTVVYGYFAALTVAPFIRDLALAAGVSNPSSESALAAGLVMGVMIIPFVSSMADDSIAAVPAAMRDGSLAMGATHSETIKRVLVPAALPGIVAGVMLAISRAIGETMIVVMAASTAANLTANPLEAMTTVTVQIVAMLTGEGSFDHPATLSAFALGFVLFIVTLALNFIALRVVKRFREAYE, via the coding sequence ATGTCCCCCCTCATCCTGCTCCTCCTGGCCATCGGGCTCGGGCTTGTCGGATGGCTGGCGGGTCGTGCGCGGGCGTGGTCCTTCCGCAAGAGCGGTCCCATGCGGCTCGCCAGCCTGCCGAACTATCACGGCTGGTACGTCGCGCTGTGGATCGCCATCCCGGTGCTGATCTTCGTCGCTGTCTGGAGCGCGATCGCGCCGGGACTGGTGATGCAGCATGTGCTCGCCCAGCCCGCAGCGGCCGACCTGCCGGCCTTCGGCTTCCAGCGCCAGACGATCCTCAACGAAGCCCGAGCGGTCGCGACCGGGGATGCAATGGGTGTCTTCAACGCCGAGGCACGGGGGCTGGTCGAACCCTTTCGTGAGGCTATCGGGCGGTATGACATTGTCGGGATCGTCGTGGCCCTTGTCATCGCCTTCGCCGCCGGCGCCTTCTCGTTCCTGCGCCTGAGGCCCGACTTCCGCGCCCGCAACCGGGTCGAGAAATCTGTCATGGCGATCCTCCTCGTCGCCTCGCTCGTAGCGATCCTCACCACACTCGGCATTCTTGCCAGTCTGGTGTTCGAGACCGTGCGTTTTTTCGGCATGGTCTCTCCGCTCGACTTCCTGTTCGGGACCTTCTGGGGCCCGGATCCGATGAGCGGTGCGGCCAATCCGGACGGGAGCCGCTATGGCGCGATCCCGCTGTTCTGGGGCACGATCTTCATCGGTGCGATCATCGCGATGATCGTCGCGATCCCGCTCGGCCTGATGAGCGCGATCTACCTCACGCAATATGCGCCGGGCCGCTTACGCACCTGGGTGAAGCCCGCGCTGGAGATCCTCGCCGGCGTTCCTACCGTCGTCTACGGCTATTTCGCCGCGCTGACCGTCGCACCCTTCATCCGCGATCTTGCGCTTGCCGCAGGCGTTTCCAATCCGTCCAGCGAGAGCGCGCTGGCGGCCGGGCTGGTCATGGGCGTGATGATTATTCCCTTCGTGTCATCCATGGCGGACGACAGTATCGCGGCCGTCCCCGCCGCCATGCGCGATGGCAGCCTCGCAATGGGCGCGACACACTCGGAAACCATCAAGCGCGTGCTCGTGCCCGCCGCCCTGCCCGGCATCGTCGCTGGCGTGATGCTGGCGATCAGTCGCGCGATCGGTGAAACCATGATCGTCGTGATGGCCGCTTCGACGGCCGCCAATCTCACGGCCAATCCGCTCGAGGCGATGACCACGGTCACCGTCCAGATCGTGGCGATGCTCACCGGCGAAGGCAGCTTCGACCATCCCGCGACGCTCAGCGCCTTCGCGCTCGGCTTCGTCCTGTTCATAGTCACGCTGGCGCTCAACTTCATCGCCCTGCGCGTCGTCAAGAGGTTCCGCGAAGCCTATGAGTGA
- a CDS encoding flavodoxin family protein, with the protein MADRPLLIIWHSRTGASEAMAGAAAEGAGDAATLLKAEEANAERILAAHGYLFVCPENLASMSGMMKDMFDRTYYDVLGRVEGRPYATIIAAGSDGEGAQRQIDRIATGWRLKRAMEPLIVNFDAQTPEAIWAPKTVPSATLAQCREIGEGFAEALAMGVF; encoded by the coding sequence ATGGCCGATCGACCGCTGCTTATCATCTGGCACAGCCGCACCGGCGCGAGCGAGGCGATGGCCGGAGCCGCTGCAGAGGGCGCGGGCGATGCGGCAACTCTCCTCAAAGCCGAAGAGGCGAACGCCGAACGCATTCTGGCGGCGCACGGCTATCTTTTCGTCTGTCCCGAGAACCTCGCCAGCATGAGCGGGATGATGAAGGACATGTTCGACCGAACCTATTACGACGTGCTGGGCCGGGTCGAAGGGCGGCCATACGCCACGATCATCGCGGCGGGCTCCGACGGAGAGGGCGCCCAACGTCAGATCGACCGGATCGCTACGGGATGGCGCCTGAAACGCGCGATGGAGCCGCTGATCGTCAATTTCGACGCGCAGACACCCGAGGCAATATGGGCGCCCAAGACCGTGCCCTCCGCCACGCTCGCGCAATGCCGGGAGATCGGCGAGGGCTTTGCCGAAGCTCTCGCGATGGGCGTGTTCTAG
- a CDS encoding substrate-binding domain-containing protein encodes MTKIRNLAIAAVSALALSACGGAGSSASRDSIRAVGSSTVFPFAKVVAESFVRSNPDFRSPIIESTGSGGGINLFCKGVGADTPDMANASRRMKPGEFQTCQQNGVTDIIEMQVGLDGLVLASKQGGIDLNLTPKIVYEALAANPYGREQTNRTWADVDPSLPNVPILVYGPPSTSGTRDALKELILEAGCKTDPAMEALEESDEDRYDQVCTEVRADGAYVDQGEQDNLIVQKIEGNSNAVGIFGYSYLEENADKVQGLPMNGVEPTYDNIASFEYPGARPLYVYVKKAHLDAIPGLRQYLAEWTKMWSKDGPLARIGLVASPPETMAANLRAATEYTTLDASAFQ; translated from the coding sequence ATGACGAAGATTCGCAACCTCGCCATCGCCGCCGTATCGGCACTTGCCCTCAGCGCCTGCGGCGGGGCCGGGTCGTCCGCGTCGCGCGATTCGATCCGTGCCGTGGGATCGTCCACCGTGTTTCCCTTCGCCAAGGTGGTCGCGGAAAGCTTCGTCCGTTCCAATCCCGATTTTCGTTCGCCGATCATCGAATCGACCGGCAGCGGTGGCGGCATCAATCTCTTCTGCAAGGGTGTAGGTGCCGATACGCCGGACATGGCCAATGCCAGTCGCCGAATGAAGCCGGGCGAGTTCCAGACCTGCCAGCAGAACGGCGTGACCGACATCATCGAGATGCAGGTCGGGCTCGACGGGCTGGTCCTCGCATCGAAGCAGGGTGGCATCGATCTGAACCTGACACCGAAGATCGTCTACGAAGCGCTTGCCGCAAATCCCTATGGCCGCGAGCAGACCAACCGGACCTGGGCCGACGTCGATCCCTCGCTGCCGAACGTTCCAATCCTCGTCTACGGCCCGCCGTCCACATCGGGCACCCGCGACGCTCTGAAGGAGCTGATCCTGGAAGCGGGCTGCAAGACCGACCCCGCCATGGAAGCGCTCGAGGAAAGCGACGAGGACCGCTACGATCAGGTCTGCACCGAGGTCCGTGCCGACGGCGCCTATGTCGATCAGGGCGAGCAGGACAATCTCATCGTCCAGAAGATCGAGGGCAATTCCAACGCGGTGGGGATTTTCGGATACTCCTACCTTGAGGAGAACGCCGACAAGGTGCAGGGCCTTCCCATGAACGGGGTGGAGCCGACCTACGACAACATCGCGAGCTTCGAATATCCGGGCGCCCGTCCGCTTTACGTCTACGTCAAGAAGGCGCATCTCGACGCCATTCCCGGCCTGCGCCAGTATCTGGCCGAATGGACCAAGATGTGGTCGAAGGATGGACCGCTCGCCAGGATCGGCCTAGTGGCCTCGCCGCCCGAAACCATGGCCGCCAATCTGCGCGCCGCGACCGAATACACCACGCTCGACGCGTCCGCATTCCAGTAA
- the recJ gene encoding single-stranded-DNA-specific exonuclease RecJ, whose translation MATRSSNAVFGIDRSLSGKRWRWRGGNMELGGGATLNHDIVTQLLLARGVAHDDLERHREPTLRAFLPDPSEFNDMDAAAERIAQAVLSGEGVTIYGDYDVDGATSSALLIRLFRMLGHDAGHYIPDRLLEGYGPSGEALVRLGEEGSSLVVTVDCGAMAHEALQRAHDAGVDVIVVDHHKCSPELPRTVALVNPNRLDENDLAAGHGHLAAVGVAFLLSVAIVRTLRKRGYFEQRKEPDLFSLLDLVALGTVADVAALHGLNRAFVSQGLRVMARRANTGMAALIDASRLKRAPACSDLGFALGPRINAGGRVGESTLGVRLLTTEDDEEARAIAAQLSHLNEERRAIEAEVQEAAEAMIAAQHNRAVIVCAGSGWHPGVIGIVAGRIKEKTGKPSIVIAFDAETGQGKGSGRSIAGVDLGAAIIAAREQGLLVAGGGHAMAAGLTVASDQVEALTGWLDERLHKQVTRASAAQETVLDLAVAPGGLTPDLVEALEAGGPYGVGWPGPRVAVGPVRLVKCDVVGSDHLRVIAAGEDGRSFKGIAFRAAESELGQQLLHVPAGRRLWLVGRAKIDDWGDLPRAELHLEDAAWAD comes from the coding sequence ATGGCCACGCGCAGCTCCAATGCAGTTTTCGGAATAGATCGTTCGCTTTCGGGAAAGAGGTGGCGCTGGCGCGGCGGCAATATGGAACTGGGCGGCGGCGCGACGCTTAACCACGACATCGTGACGCAATTGCTGCTCGCGCGCGGTGTCGCGCATGACGATCTCGAACGTCACCGCGAGCCGACCTTGCGCGCCTTCCTGCCCGACCCTTCCGAATTCAACGACATGGATGCGGCGGCAGAACGGATCGCGCAGGCCGTCCTTTCGGGCGAGGGGGTGACGATCTACGGCGATTACGATGTGGACGGGGCGACCAGTTCCGCTCTGCTGATCCGCTTGTTCCGCATGCTCGGCCACGATGCCGGGCACTACATTCCCGACCGCCTGCTCGAAGGCTACGGCCCCTCGGGCGAGGCTTTGGTCCGCCTGGGCGAGGAAGGCAGCAGCCTCGTCGTCACCGTCGATTGCGGCGCGATGGCGCACGAGGCGTTGCAGCGCGCCCATGATGCGGGCGTGGACGTGATCGTGGTCGATCACCACAAGTGCTCGCCGGAGCTTCCGCGCACGGTGGCACTGGTCAATCCCAACCGGCTCGACGAGAACGATCTGGCGGCCGGCCACGGGCATCTGGCCGCCGTCGGAGTCGCCTTCCTGCTCTCGGTCGCGATCGTGCGTACTTTGCGCAAGCGCGGTTATTTCGAGCAGCGCAAGGAGCCCGACCTGTTCTCGCTCCTCGACCTCGTGGCGCTGGGCACCGTGGCCGATGTGGCGGCGCTGCATGGGCTCAACCGTGCCTTCGTGTCGCAGGGGCTGAGAGTGATGGCCCGGCGCGCGAACACCGGCATGGCCGCGCTGATCGACGCGAGCCGGTTGAAGCGGGCTCCGGCGTGCAGCGATCTCGGCTTCGCGCTCGGGCCACGAATCAACGCCGGGGGACGCGTGGGCGAATCGACGCTGGGCGTCCGCCTGCTGACCACCGAGGATGACGAGGAAGCGCGCGCGATCGCCGCGCAGCTATCGCACCTCAACGAGGAACGCCGCGCGATCGAGGCGGAGGTGCAGGAAGCGGCCGAGGCGATGATCGCCGCCCAGCACAACCGCGCCGTCATCGTCTGCGCGGGCAGCGGCTGGCACCCGGGCGTGATCGGGATCGTCGCCGGCCGGATCAAGGAGAAGACCGGCAAGCCGTCCATCGTGATCGCGTTCGATGCCGAGACTGGTCAGGGCAAGGGATCGGGCCGCTCGATCGCCGGTGTCGATCTCGGCGCGGCAATCATCGCCGCGCGCGAGCAGGGCCTGCTCGTCGCGGGCGGCGGTCACGCCATGGCGGCCGGCCTGACCGTGGCCTCAGATCAGGTCGAGGCGCTGACGGGCTGGCTCGACGAGCGCCTGCACAAACAGGTGACCCGCGCTTCCGCGGCGCAGGAAACCGTGCTCGACCTCGCGGTTGCGCCGGGAGGACTGACGCCGGATCTGGTCGAGGCGCTCGAGGCGGGCGGTCCCTATGGGGTCGGTTGGCCGGGGCCGCGCGTGGCGGTGGGTCCGGTGCGGTTGGTTAAGTGCGACGTGGTCGGCAGCGATCACTTGCGCGTCATCGCCGCGGGCGAGGACGGGCGCAGCTTCAAGGGTATCGCTTTTCGCGCGGCCGAGAGCGAACTCGGCCAGCAATTGCTGCACGTTCCCGCCGGCCGGCGCCTGTGGCTGGTCGGGCGCGCGAAGATCGACGACTGGGGCGATCTGCCCCGCGCGGAACTCCATCTGGAAGACGCCGCCTGGGCCGATTGA
- a CDS encoding NAD(P)H-dependent flavin oxidoreductase translates to MSLPAPFDRLRLPVIGSPLFIVSGPELVIAQCKAGVVGSFPALNARPQSQLDEWLHQITEELAAHNRAHPDRPAAPFAVNQIVHRSNDRIEADMATCAKWQVPLVITSLGAREEIFDAVRGWGGITMHDIINDRFARKAIEKGADGLIPVAAGAGGHAGTLSPFALMQEIRDWFDGLVALSGSIAHGRSILAAQALGADFAYIGSPWIATEEANAMDGYKQGIVEGSADGIVYSNLFTGVHGNYLRSSIVNAGLDPDDLPTSDPSKMNFGSGGNTKAKAWKDIWGSGQGIGTVRAIGPVEDTVARLEREYAAAKDALRGKTA, encoded by the coding sequence ATGTCCCTGCCCGCCCCGTTCGACAGACTTCGCCTGCCGGTCATCGGTTCGCCGCTGTTCATCGTATCGGGACCGGAACTTGTCATTGCGCAATGCAAGGCAGGCGTCGTCGGTTCGTTTCCCGCGCTCAATGCCCGGCCGCAAAGCCAGCTCGACGAATGGCTGCACCAGATTACCGAGGAACTGGCCGCGCACAACCGCGCCCATCCTGACCGACCCGCAGCGCCCTTCGCGGTCAACCAGATCGTCCATCGCTCGAACGACCGGATCGAGGCGGACATGGCGACCTGCGCCAAATGGCAGGTGCCGCTGGTCATCACATCGCTCGGCGCGCGGGAGGAAATCTTCGACGCGGTGCGCGGCTGGGGCGGCATCACCATGCACGATATCATCAACGACCGCTTCGCGCGCAAGGCGATCGAGAAGGGGGCGGACGGACTGATCCCCGTCGCGGCCGGTGCGGGTGGCCATGCGGGCACGCTCAGCCCCTTCGCGCTGATGCAGGAAATCCGCGACTGGTTCGATGGGCTCGTGGCGCTGTCCGGTTCGATCGCGCACGGCCGCTCAATCCTTGCGGCGCAGGCGCTGGGCGCCGATTTCGCCTATATCGGCTCGCCCTGGATCGCGACCGAGGAGGCCAACGCGATGGACGGCTACAAGCAGGGCATCGTCGAGGGCAGCGCCGACGGGATCGTCTATTCCAACCTCTTCACCGGAGTGCACGGCAATTACCTGCGCTCGAGCATCGTCAATGCCGGACTCGATCCCGACGATCTGCCGACGAGCGATCCGAGCAAGATGAATTTCGGCAGCGGCGGCAACACCAAGGCCAAGGCATGGAAGGACATCTGGGGCTCGGGCCAAGGGATCGGCACGGTTAGGGCGATCGGCCCGGTCGAAGATACGGTGGCGCGGCTCGAACGCGAATACGCCGCGGCGAAGGATGCGCTGCGCGGGAAGACTGCCTGA
- a CDS encoding OprO/OprP family phosphate-selective porin, whose protein sequence is MARPNATERKDYDMIGGSAFLATAALLGGAWAMPLAAQDTRPPLLESQPDSSGGKDMDEAALPANPAVEDDADDWSLDVFGRLMLDAGTIDAPIGAGIDDGFGNEVRRARLGIDGTVPGEIGYKLEMDVATGEVVIFDALIDREFGGVEVTLGQHNTFQGLEELTSSLHVSFIERAAFTDAFNFERRVGASATAEEGIWLVQAGVFTDNLLDRRSDNRSFDTRLVAMPKFGEAQAHFGASFHYNHIGSPDESVRYRQRPLVHFTSDRFVDTRPLRAKDELGVGLESAVIYGQFHAVAEAFWQRVDQIDAPADPTFFGGSIEAGYFLTAGDTRSYRAGKFERVRPKNKVGRGGFGSVQVNVRYDWLDLNDAGVIGGQQSGYYASLIWKPTDHLLFMLNYGHLEYDDAALAAADGDRSYNDDVFGARAQFDF, encoded by the coding sequence TTGGCCCGGCCGAACGCGACCGAGCGGAAGGATTACGACATGATCGGCGGATCGGCTTTTCTGGCGACTGCAGCACTGCTTGGCGGGGCCTGGGCGATGCCGCTCGCTGCACAGGACACGCGGCCACCCCTACTCGAATCGCAACCCGACTCGAGCGGCGGTAAGGACATGGACGAAGCCGCCCTCCCCGCCAATCCCGCGGTCGAGGATGATGCCGACGACTGGAGCCTCGACGTCTTCGGGCGCCTGATGCTGGATGCGGGTACGATCGACGCGCCGATCGGTGCGGGGATCGACGATGGCTTCGGCAACGAGGTGCGCCGTGCGCGTCTCGGTATCGACGGCACGGTCCCCGGCGAGATCGGCTACAAACTGGAAATGGATGTCGCCACCGGCGAAGTCGTGATCTTCGATGCGCTGATCGACCGCGAATTCGGCGGCGTCGAGGTCACGCTGGGCCAGCACAACACCTTTCAAGGGCTCGAGGAACTGACCAGCAGCCTGCATGTCAGCTTCATCGAGCGCGCCGCTTTCACCGATGCCTTCAATTTCGAGCGGCGGGTCGGCGCCTCGGCCACAGCGGAGGAAGGCATCTGGCTGGTTCAGGCAGGCGTCTTTACCGACAACCTGCTCGACCGCCGCAGCGACAATCGCAGCTTCGATACACGGCTCGTCGCCATGCCCAAATTTGGCGAAGCGCAAGCGCATTTCGGCGCATCCTTCCATTACAACCACATTGGCAGCCCGGACGAGAGCGTGCGCTACCGCCAGCGTCCGCTCGTGCATTTCACCTCCGACCGCTTCGTCGACACGCGTCCGCTGCGGGCAAAAGACGAACTGGGTGTCGGTCTCGAATCGGCTGTCATCTACGGCCAGTTCCACGCGGTGGCCGAGGCTTTCTGGCAGCGGGTGGACCAGATCGACGCTCCCGCCGATCCGACATTTTTCGGCGGCTCGATCGAAGCCGGCTATTTCCTCACGGCCGGCGACACGCGTTCCTATCGCGCCGGAAAGTTCGAACGTGTTCGACCGAAGAACAAGGTCGGCCGGGGTGGCTTCGGGTCGGTTCAGGTCAATGTCCGCTATGACTGGCTCGACCTCAACGATGCGGGCGTGATCGGCGGGCAGCAGAGCGGCTATTACGCCTCGCTCATCTGGAAACCGACCGATCACCTGCTTTTCATGCTGAACTACGGCCATCTCGAATATGACGACGCCGCGCTGGCCGCCGCCGATGGTGACCGATCCTACAATGACGACGTGTTCGGCGCGCGGGCCCAATTCGACTTTTGA